One window of Camelus dromedarius isolate mCamDro1 chromosome 18, mCamDro1.pat, whole genome shotgun sequence genomic DNA carries:
- the CDC25B gene encoding M-phase inducer phosphatase 2 isoform X4: MDSPSPMDPQVAEQTFEQAIQAASRVIRNEQFTIRRFQSLPVRLLGHSPVLRNITNSQVPGTWRKSAACVRAAHRSEEDKENDGFVFKMPGKPTHPSHTHVLAEWASRREAFAQRPSSAPDLMCLTPERKMETEELTPLARCRFSLTPTERAAEEDDGFVDILESDLKEEDVVPPGMESLISAPLVKTSEKEEEQDLIMYSKCQRLFRSPSMPCTVIRPILKRLERPQDRDLPVQNKRRRSVTPSEEEQREAEGPKARVLRSKSLCHDEIENILDSDHRELIGDYSKAFLLQTVDGKHQDLKYISPETMVALLTGKFSNIVERFVIVDCRYPYEYEGGHIKTAVNLPLERDAETFLLQSPITPCSLDKRIILIFHCEFSSERGPRMCRFIRERDRASNDYPSLYYPEMYILKGGYKEFFPQHPAFCEPQNYRPMNHEAFKDELKAFRLKTRSWAGERSRRELCSRLQDQ; the protein is encoded by the exons GTTTGAGCAGGCCATCCAGGCAGCCAGCCGAGTCATTCGAAA TGAGCAGTTTACCATCCGACGCTTCCAGTCCTTGCCG GTGAGGCTTCTGGGTCACAGCCCTGTGCTACGGAACATCACCAACTCCCAAGTGCCTGGCACCTGGAGGAAGAGTGCGGCGTGTGTCCGAGCTGCCCACCGCTCTGAGGAGGACAAAGAGAAT GATGGATTTGTCTTCAAGATGCCGGGAAAGCCCACCCATCCCAGCCACACTCATGTTCTGGCAGAGTGGGCCAGCCGCAGAGAAGCCTTTGCCCAGAGGCCAAGCTCAGCTCCCGACCTGATG TGTCTCACCCCTGAGCGGAAGATGGAAACAGAGGAACTGACTCCCCTGGCCCGATGCCGCTTCTCCCTGACCCCCACTGAGAGGGCTGCCGAAGAAGATGATGGATTCGTGGATATCCTGGAGAGTGACTTAAAG GAGGAAGATGTAGTCCCCCCAGGCATGGAGAGCCTTATTAGTGCCCCGCTGGTCAAGAcctcagaaaaggaagaggagcag GACCTCATCATGTACAGCAAGTGCCAGCGGCTCTTCCGCTCCCCGTCCATGCCCTGCACCGTGATCCGGCCCATCCTTAAGAGGCTGGAGCGCCCCCAGGACAGGGACCTGCCTGTACAGAACAAACGGAGGAGGAGCGTGACCCCTTCAGAGGAAGAGCAGCGGGAGGCTGAGGGGCCT AAAGCCCGTGTTCTCCGCTCTAAGTCCTTATGTCATGACGAGATCGAGAACATTCTGGACAGTGACCACCGAGAACTGATCGGGGATTACTCCAAG GCCTTCCTCCTACAGACTGTGGATGGAAAGCACCAAGACCTCAAGTACATCTCACCAGAAACG ATGGTGGCCCTGCTGACAGGGAAGTTCAGCAACATCGTGGAGAGGTTTGTGATTGTGGACTGCAGATATCCTTACGAGTATGAAGGCGGGCACATCAAG ACTGCTGTGAACCTGCCTCTGGAACGTGACGCCGAGACCTTCCTGCTACAGAGCCCCATCACACCCTGCAGCCTGGACAAGAGAATCATCCTCATTTTCCACTGTGAATTCTCATCTGAGCGGGGGCCTCGCAT GTGCCGTTTCATCAGGGAACGAGACAGGGCCTCCAACGACTACCCCAGCCTCTACTACCCTGAGATGTATATCCTCAAAGGCGGCTACAAGGAATTCTTCCCACAGCACCCG GCGTTCTGTGAGCCCCAGAACTACCGGCCCATGAACCACGAGGCCTTCAAGGACGAGCTGAAGGCCTTCCGCCTCAAGACGcgcagctgggctggggagcgAAGCCGGCGGGAGCTCTGCAGCCGCCTGCAGGACCAGTGA